Proteins encoded in a region of the Acidobacteriota bacterium genome:
- a CDS encoding Gfo/Idh/MocA family oxidoreductase, whose translation MKRTVVAVIGVGALGKHHARIYSSLDQTELRAVIDIDLARAEKIASRYACSFYDHYSKLPAEVEAVSLAVPTVDHSAIAGDLLRNGVHVLVEKPIASSLPQADTMLEAAQRGGTRLHVGHSERFNPALRAVRPFIGDPGFFEVHRMGAFAGRSLDIDVVLDLMIHDIDLLLHLVGEEVSEVRAVGIPVLTDKIDIANARLQFESGCVANVTSSRISLEKIRKLRLFQPHDYISLDLAARKVEMYSLDTSLEPPGILPRDFQIEEKEPLQAEIEAFLSDASEACTGAQGRRALRLALEIRQAIERQEKVRQLTQQT comes from the coding sequence ATGAAGAGAACCGTCGTTGCCGTCATCGGAGTTGGAGCGCTGGGCAAGCATCATGCCCGCATCTATTCCAGCCTCGATCAAACCGAGCTGCGGGCCGTGATCGACATCGACCTTGCTCGGGCCGAGAAGATCGCTTCCCGGTACGCCTGCTCATTCTACGACCATTACAGCAAGCTGCCTGCCGAGGTAGAAGCGGTTTCGCTGGCTGTTCCCACCGTTGACCACAGCGCCATCGCCGGCGACCTTTTGCGGAACGGCGTCCACGTCCTGGTTGAAAAGCCCATCGCTTCATCGCTGCCTCAGGCCGATACGATGCTGGAGGCCGCCCAACGCGGGGGGACCCGGCTGCATGTCGGCCACAGCGAACGCTTCAATCCCGCCCTGCGGGCCGTGCGGCCCTTTATCGGCGATCCAGGATTCTTCGAGGTCCACCGCATGGGAGCCTTCGCCGGCCGCAGCCTCGACATCGACGTGGTGCTCGACTTGATGATCCACGACATCGACTTGCTCCTCCACCTGGTGGGCGAAGAAGTCTCCGAGGTGCGGGCTGTGGGCATTCCGGTGCTCACCGACAAGATCGACATCGCCAACGCCCGCCTGCAATTCGAAAGCGGCTGCGTGGCCAACGTCACCTCCAGCCGCATTTCGCTGGAAAAGATCCGCAAGCTGAGGCTTTTCCAGCCCCACGACTACATTTCCCTCGATCTGGCTGCCCGCAAGGTCGAGATGTACAGCCTGGACACCTCCCTGGAACCGCCCGGCATTCTGCCCCGTGATTTCCAGATCGAAGAGAAGGAACCGCTTCAAGCCGAAATCGAGGCTTTCCTGAGCGACGCCTCAGAGGCCTGCACGGGAGCCCAGGGTCGCCGGGCGCTGCGTCTTGCTCTGGAGATCCGCCAGGCCATCGAACGGCAGGAGAAGGTCCGTCAACTGACTCAGCAGACATGA
- a CDS encoding SpoIID/LytB domain-containing protein — protein sequence MKRHRLRLPYPTPSKVRTLLLLAFLPFFLGCGGKKVERQAPRLPSGADLPLPATGEPSLRVLLAEDFESLEVEGAMLGQRLRLRSLEGEMELTPLEPAGPAVKSSGFRLEPARFQHLRWRGRAYRGVFEAFLNPLGQPVLVNEVGIEDYLKGVVPNELGTSRERLEAVKAQAVAARTFAVSNRGRFNRLGFDLYADSRSQAYSGISGEQALATQAVLETAGRISVYQGRPILAMYSSTCGGLTASYQTIFLASPLQYLQGGVRCRDRSSPFHEWTETVDLSRLDTNLERYAPSIGKLRQVIPGAKDPTGRLIELTLLGEQGSHTLRGINLRSALGLRSNWILDLQPRYDDENLLHALTVRGKGWGHGVGLCQYGALEMAASGSSYADILTHYYPGTQVVRLYPRTN from the coding sequence ATGAAACGACATCGCCTTCGGCTCCCTTATCCAACTCCCAGCAAGGTCCGGACTTTGTTGCTGCTGGCCTTCTTGCCGTTTTTCCTGGGCTGCGGCGGGAAGAAGGTCGAGCGCCAGGCTCCCCGCCTTCCCAGCGGCGCAGATCTTCCGCTGCCGGCCACGGGTGAGCCTTCTTTGCGGGTCCTGCTGGCCGAGGACTTTGAAAGCCTGGAGGTGGAGGGTGCGATGCTGGGGCAGCGGCTACGCCTGCGCTCGCTGGAGGGAGAGATGGAACTCACTCCCCTGGAGCCGGCCGGACCCGCCGTGAAGAGCAGCGGATTCCGCCTGGAGCCGGCCCGGTTTCAGCATTTGCGCTGGCGGGGGCGCGCCTACAGGGGCGTCTTCGAGGCCTTCCTCAACCCCCTCGGCCAGCCGGTGCTGGTCAACGAGGTAGGCATCGAGGACTACCTGAAGGGAGTGGTCCCCAATGAACTGGGGACCAGCCGGGAGCGCCTGGAAGCCGTCAAGGCTCAGGCCGTGGCCGCCCGCACCTTCGCGGTATCCAACCGGGGACGCTTCAACCGCCTGGGATTCGACCTCTACGCCGATTCACGTTCCCAAGCCTACAGCGGCATTTCAGGCGAGCAGGCGCTGGCTACGCAGGCCGTCCTGGAGACGGCGGGGCGCATCTCGGTCTACCAGGGCCGTCCTATCCTGGCCATGTACTCCTCTACCTGCGGAGGCCTGACGGCCAGCTACCAGACCATCTTCCTGGCCTCACCTCTGCAATACCTGCAGGGCGGCGTGCGCTGCCGCGACCGCTCCAGCCCGTTCCATGAATGGACGGAAACCGTCGATTTGTCCCGGCTGGACACCAACCTGGAGCGCTACGCCCCCTCCATCGGCAAGCTGCGCCAGGTAATCCCCGGGGCCAAGGACCCCACGGGACGCCTGATCGAGCTGACCTTGCTGGGAGAGCAGGGAAGCCACACCCTTCGCGGAATCAACCTGCGCTCGGCCCTGGGGCTGCGCAGCAACTGGATTCTGGATCTCCAGCCCCGCTACGACGACGAGAACCTCCTGCACGCCCTGACGGTACGTGGAAAAGGATGGGGTCACGGCGTCGGCCTGTGCCAGTACGGCGCCCTCGAGATGGCGGCCTCGGGCTCCAGCTACGCCGACATCCTCACCCACTACTACCCCGGCACTCAGGTGGTCAGACTTTATCCTCGAACCAATTAG
- the lpxI gene encoding UDP-2,3-diacylglucosamine diphosphatase LpxI (LpxI, functionally equivalent to LpxH, replaces it in LPS biosynthesis in a minority of bacteria.), translating into MYGLIAGNGRFPLLVLEEALRRGEEVTVAAIREEADPSIEAFEGRSGGKIRVHWLGLGRLGRLLKIFARHGVTQAMMAGQVKHVRIFARDGRPAAGVLSKVPDLKMLKVLLSLPQKNTASLIGAFAEVLAGEGIELIASTHLVPHLLPERGVLTRRGPDEEEVKDVEYGRRVASALVDLDIGQTVVIKDQAVVAVEAMEGTDAAIRRAARLAEGRSLTVVKAARPGQDMRFDVPVMGLKTLQVLEECNVTAFAIDAGKTLLLDREELLKEADRMGLALLAQ; encoded by the coding sequence ATGTATGGACTGATCGCGGGAAACGGACGCTTTCCCCTGCTGGTCTTGGAAGAGGCTTTGCGCCGGGGCGAAGAGGTGACGGTGGCCGCCATCCGGGAAGAGGCCGATCCTTCCATAGAGGCATTCGAGGGCAGAAGCGGCGGCAAGATCAGAGTCCACTGGCTGGGGCTGGGACGCTTGGGCAGGTTGCTCAAGATCTTTGCCCGGCACGGCGTGACCCAGGCCATGATGGCGGGCCAGGTCAAACACGTGCGCATTTTCGCCCGCGACGGGCGTCCTGCGGCTGGAGTCCTTTCCAAGGTTCCCGACCTGAAGATGCTCAAGGTGCTGCTCTCGCTGCCGCAAAAGAACACCGCCTCGCTGATCGGCGCCTTCGCCGAGGTGCTGGCCGGGGAGGGAATCGAACTCATCGCCTCCACCCACCTGGTGCCTCACCTGCTGCCTGAGCGCGGAGTGCTGACGCGGCGCGGACCCGATGAGGAGGAAGTCAAAGACGTCGAATACGGGAGGCGTGTGGCCTCGGCCCTGGTGGATCTCGATATAGGGCAGACCGTCGTGATAAAAGATCAGGCGGTGGTGGCGGTGGAGGCCATGGAAGGCACCGACGCCGCCATCCGCCGGGCGGCCCGACTGGCGGAGGGCCGGTCGCTGACCGTGGTTAAAGCGGCGCGTCCGGGACAGGACATGCGTTTCGATGTCCCCGTGATGGGCCTGAAGACGCTGCAGGTGCTGGAAGAATGCAATGTCACCGCCTTCGCCATCGATGCCGGCAAGACCCTCTTGCTGGATCGTGAGGAGCTTCTCAAGGAGGCCGACCGGATGGGACTGGCATTGCTGGCGCAGTAA